Proteins from a genomic interval of Chryseobacterium indologenes:
- a CDS encoding pyruvate decarboxylase, translated as MRKIIFFTAVVSFLSVGFTLVKAQKSAEDKIRKVLYFNPEVEPDIDEIKEPTNNAFFSAVSDNFSGRKKKMLRAEVQVAFDSIDKQTITDYCVNNDADFAIVSKVRYFKVGIGKYVFSNQVVVSMKLFGADGNLITESDYDTYRKNMRLLGSTVNSIKIGTDGAIKDIIKKLRKLKPAETEL; from the coding sequence ATGAGAAAAATTATATTTTTTACAGCAGTTGTTAGTTTCTTATCAGTGGGCTTTACTTTGGTGAAAGCACAAAAAAGCGCTGAAGACAAAATAAGAAAGGTTCTATACTTCAATCCCGAGGTAGAGCCTGATATTGACGAAATAAAAGAGCCTACCAACAACGCCTTTTTCAGTGCTGTTTCTGATAATTTCAGTGGAAGAAAAAAAAAAATGCTCCGGGCAGAAGTTCAGGTTGCATTTGATAGTATAGATAAGCAGACTATCACGGATTATTGTGTCAATAATGATGCTGATTTTGCTATTGTTTCCAAAGTTCGTTATTTCAAAGTGGGAATCGGAAAATATGTTTTCTCAAACCAGGTAGTTGTAAGCATGAAGCTTTTCGGTGCTGACGGAAATCTGATTACCGAATCTGACTATGATACCTACCGAAAAAATATGCGTTTACTGGGATCAACAGTAAATTCGATTAAAATAGGCACTGATGGAGCCATTAAAGATATCATCAAAAAACTCAGGAAACTGAAACCTGCAGAAACTGAACTTTAA
- the rpsO gene encoding 30S ribosomal protein S15 — MYLTTDKKQEIFAKHGKSAQDTGSAEGQIALFTFRINHLSAHLKSNHKDFATEKSLVKLVGKRKRLLDYLKNKDIARYRAIIAELGLRK, encoded by the coding sequence ATGTACTTAACAACAGACAAAAAGCAGGAAATTTTCGCAAAACACGGAAAATCTGCACAAGACACAGGAAGTGCTGAAGGACAAATTGCTCTTTTCACTTTCAGAATCAACCACCTTTCTGCTCACTTAAAGAGTAACCACAAAGATTTCGCAACTGAAAAATCTTTGGTGAAATTGGTAGGTAAAAGAAAAAGATTACTAGATTACCTTAAGAATAAAGATATCGCAAGATATAGAGCGATCATCGCTGAACTAGGTTTAAGAAAATAA
- a CDS encoding DUF4260 domain-containing protein, translated as MKIQLNLEYVAFLVLGIVAFAHTEYSWWWFAGFFLAPDISMLGYTVNNKVGAFCYNLFHHLGVAIIVYLAGAALSLPYLQMAGAILFSHSAFDRLLGYGLKYPDSFQNTHLGKIGKKI; from the coding sequence ATGAAAATCCAGTTAAATCTTGAATACGTGGCATTTTTAGTTCTTGGAATTGTAGCTTTTGCCCATACAGAATATTCCTGGTGGTGGTTTGCCGGATTTTTCCTTGCTCCCGACATTTCCATGTTGGGTTATACGGTTAACAACAAAGTAGGTGCTTTTTGCTACAATTTATTTCATCATCTCGGTGTGGCTATTATTGTTTATCTTGCCGGTGCGGCCTTATCTCTGCCTTATTTACAAATGGCAGGAGCCATTTTATTTTCACACTCGGCTTTTGACAGGTTATTGGGATATGGTTTAAAATACCCGGATAGTTTCCAGAATACCCATTTAGGGAAGATCGGGAAAAAGATATAA
- a CDS encoding sugar MFS transporter — protein MFMNKEVQPQSRNYTVPLITITLLFFMWGFITCMNDILIPYLKQLFNLTFFESMLVQFCFFGAYFIGSLIYFLISISKGDPINKLGYKKGILFGIFLAAFGCILFYPAATFSYYPLFLGALFILGLGFTVLQITANAYVSLLGSEESASSRLNMTQAFNAFGTTIAPVLGGHLIFEFFSSPDGSFSAVATRIPYLIFAGILLLVALLISRVKLPSFQIGEEEIVKGWGALEFSHLKFGVFAMFCYVGGEVAVGSFIISFLEQPQIMGFNEIISKNYLSLYWGGAMIGRFLGAISLNQSLSQGKKAVYMLGAAAAVFLVIFSIVNLTFAQISFFLVFIVLNFVAFFIGKAAPARTLSIFAAINVILLISAMVNHGELAMYSILGIGIFNSIMFSNIYTLAISGLGKYTSQGSSLVVMAILGGAIVPIFQGYLADQFGVQHSFIIPVFCYLVILIFGAYCTKYLSHVESTEAKSGH, from the coding sequence ATGTTTATGAACAAAGAAGTACAACCGCAAAGCAGGAATTACACGGTCCCGTTGATTACCATCACCCTGCTGTTTTTTATGTGGGGATTCATTACCTGTATGAATGATATCCTGATCCCCTATCTGAAACAACTTTTCAATCTTACCTTTTTCGAATCCATGCTGGTACAGTTCTGTTTTTTCGGGGCTTACTTTATAGGATCGCTTATTTATTTTCTGATCTCTATTTCCAAGGGAGATCCCATCAATAAATTAGGATATAAAAAAGGAATCCTATTTGGAATTTTTCTTGCAGCTTTCGGCTGTATCCTGTTTTATCCGGCCGCTACTTTCTCCTACTATCCTTTGTTTTTAGGAGCATTGTTTATTCTGGGGCTTGGTTTTACCGTCTTACAAATCACAGCGAATGCTTATGTTTCTTTATTGGGTAGTGAAGAATCTGCTTCCAGCCGTTTAAATATGACCCAGGCTTTTAATGCCTTCGGAACAACAATTGCTCCGGTATTGGGAGGACATCTGATATTTGAATTTTTCTCATCTCCGGATGGCTCATTCAGTGCTGTAGCGACCAGAATTCCTTATCTGATTTTTGCGGGAATTCTTTTATTGGTTGCTTTATTGATTTCCAGGGTAAAGCTTCCGTCATTTCAGATAGGAGAAGAAGAAATCGTAAAAGGCTGGGGAGCTCTGGAATTCAGTCATCTTAAATTCGGAGTATTTGCGATGTTCTGCTATGTAGGCGGAGAAGTTGCAGTGGGAAGTTTTATCATCAGTTTCCTTGAACAGCCCCAAATTATGGGTTTTAACGAAATTATCAGCAAAAACTATCTTTCCCTATATTGGGGAGGCGCGATGATCGGTCGTTTCCTGGGAGCTATTTCTCTCAATCAATCATTAAGTCAGGGGAAAAAAGCAGTTTATATGTTGGGGGCAGCTGCAGCAGTTTTTCTTGTGATTTTCAGCATTGTGAATCTTACCTTTGCCCAGATCAGCTTTTTCCTGGTTTTTATTGTTCTTAATTTCGTTGCCTTTTTCATCGGTAAAGCCGCTCCGGCAAGAACGTTATCTATTTTTGCAGCTATCAATGTTATATTGTTGATTTCAGCCATGGTGAATCATGGTGAGCTGGCTATGTACAGTATTCTGGGAATCGGAATTTTCAACTCCATTATGTTCTCTAACATTTATACGTTGGCCATTTCAGGCTTAGGAAAATATACGAGTCAGGGTTCTTCATTGGTGGTAATGGCTATTTTGGGAGGGGCTATCGTTCCTATTTTCCAGGGGTATCTTGCAGATCAGTTTGGCGTACAACATTCATTTATTATTCCTGTATTCTGTTATCTGGTGATTCTTATCTTCGGTGCTTATTGCACAAAATATCTAAGTCATGTAGAAAGTACGGAGGCCAAATCAGGGCATTAA
- a CDS encoding polyribonucleotide nucleotidyltransferase — MSIPQAFTELITLADGREITIETGKLAKQADGSVVVKMGGTMLLATVVANKEANPGVDFLPLTVDYREKFYAGGRIPGNFFRREARPSDQEILTMRLVDRVLRPLFPEDFHAEVQVMISLISYDGKTIPDDLAGLAASAAIAITDIPFNGPMSEVRVVRFDGKLSINPSYEALKDSELDIMVGATKDSIVMVEGEMKEISEQEMLEAINFGHAEIKKQIEAQERLAEKVGRAFPKREYSHETHDEEIREKVWKETYDKVYEVARTPSGKEERGEKFKAVREEFLAQYADNEEELERVTPFVKVYYHDVEKEAMRQMILEDNIRLDGRDPQTIRPIWSEIDYLPGAHGSAVFTRGETQSLTAVTLGSVKDANMVDSVITQHDEKFFLHYNFPPFSTGEARPLRGTSRREVGHGNLAQRALQAVIPEENPYTIRVVSDILESNGSSSMATVCAGTLALMDAGVQITKPVSGIAMGLITDAKSGKFTVLSDILGDEDHLGDMDFKVTGTADGITACQMDIKIQGLSMDIMEKALMQARDGRLHILNKITETISEPRADVKPHAPKMVVMEISKDFIGAVIGPGGKIIQQMQKDTDTVIAIEEIGEIGRIEIAGTDREKINAAVAKINEITFVPVVGEVYKGKVVKVMDFGAFVAIAKGTEGLLHISEIEWARLDKVPYAEGDEVEVKFMGYDDRKKMKLSRKVLLPRPPRPEGKPRPEGQGKPDGQRRPDGQKPQGEKPAESQTPSTEA, encoded by the coding sequence ATGAGTATACCTCAAGCGTTTACAGAGTTGATTACTCTTGCTGATGGCAGAGAAATCACTATTGAAACAGGTAAATTGGCCAAGCAGGCTGATGGATCTGTGGTAGTAAAAATGGGTGGAACAATGCTTTTAGCAACTGTTGTAGCCAATAAAGAAGCAAATCCCGGTGTAGATTTCTTACCATTAACAGTAGATTACAGAGAAAAATTCTACGCAGGCGGAAGAATTCCCGGCAATTTCTTCCGTAGAGAAGCAAGACCATCTGATCAGGAAATTTTAACAATGCGTTTAGTAGACAGAGTACTGCGTCCGCTTTTCCCTGAAGATTTCCACGCGGAAGTACAGGTGATGATTTCCTTAATTTCTTATGACGGAAAAACAATTCCTGATGATTTAGCAGGTTTAGCTGCTTCTGCAGCGATTGCTATTACTGATATTCCTTTCAACGGACCAATGTCTGAAGTAAGAGTTGTAAGATTTGACGGAAAACTTTCTATCAATCCTAGCTATGAAGCACTAAAAGATTCTGAATTGGATATTATGGTTGGAGCTACTAAAGATTCAATCGTAATGGTAGAAGGAGAAATGAAAGAAATTTCTGAGCAGGAAATGTTAGAAGCTATTAATTTCGGTCATGCTGAAATTAAAAAGCAGATTGAAGCTCAGGAAAGACTGGCAGAAAAAGTTGGTAGAGCTTTCCCTAAAAGAGAATATTCCCACGAAACTCACGACGAAGAAATTCGTGAAAAAGTTTGGAAAGAAACTTATGATAAAGTATATGAAGTAGCAAGAACTCCATCCGGAAAAGAGGAGAGAGGTGAAAAATTCAAAGCGGTTCGTGAAGAATTCCTTGCTCAGTATGCTGATAACGAAGAAGAATTGGAAAGAGTAACTCCTTTCGTAAAAGTATATTATCATGATGTAGAGAAAGAAGCGATGCGTCAGATGATCCTTGAAGACAATATCCGTCTTGACGGTCGTGATCCTCAGACGATCCGTCCGATCTGGTCAGAAATTGACTATCTTCCGGGAGCTCACGGTTCTGCAGTGTTTACAAGAGGTGAAACTCAGTCTTTAACGGCAGTAACGTTAGGTTCTGTAAAAGATGCCAACATGGTAGACAGCGTCATCACGCAACACGACGAAAAATTCTTCCTGCATTATAACTTCCCTCCATTCTCAACAGGTGAAGCAAGACCTTTAAGAGGAACTTCAAGAAGAGAAGTTGGACACGGTAACCTTGCTCAAAGAGCATTACAGGCAGTTATTCCTGAAGAAAATCCATATACAATCAGAGTTGTTTCCGATATCCTTGAATCAAACGGTTCGTCTTCAATGGCAACAGTTTGTGCAGGTACCTTAGCATTGATGGATGCCGGAGTACAAATTACAAAACCTGTTTCAGGTATTGCAATGGGATTGATCACGGATGCAAAATCAGGTAAATTCACAGTACTTTCCGATATCTTAGGAGATGAAGATCACCTTGGAGATATGGACTTCAAAGTAACAGGTACTGCAGACGGTATCACAGCTTGTCAGATGGATATTAAAATCCAGGGACTTTCTATGGATATCATGGAAAAAGCTTTGATGCAGGCTAGAGACGGAAGATTACACATCTTAAATAAAATTACTGAAACTATTTCTGAGCCGAGAGCAGATGTGAAGCCTCACGCTCCGAAAATGGTAGTAATGGAGATCTCTAAAGACTTCATCGGTGCGGTAATCGGACCTGGAGGAAAAATCATTCAGCAGATGCAGAAAGATACGGATACCGTTATTGCTATTGAAGAAATTGGTGAGATCGGTCGTATCGAGATTGCAGGAACAGACAGAGAGAAAATCAATGCTGCTGTTGCCAAAATCAACGAAATTACTTTCGTACCGGTTGTAGGTGAAGTATACAAAGGTAAAGTGGTAAAAGTAATGGACTTCGGAGCTTTCGTAGCGATTGCTAAGGGAACTGAAGGACTTCTTCACATCTCTGAAATTGAATGGGCTCGTTTAGACAAAGTTCCTTACGCAGAAGGGGATGAAGTAGAAGTTAAATTTATGGGTTACGATGATCGTAAGAAAATGAAACTTTCCCGTAAAGTTCTTTTACCAAGACCTCCAAGACCAGAAGGAAAACCAAGACCAGAAGGTCAGGGTAAGCCGGACGGACAAAGAAGACCGGACGGACAAAAACCACAGGGTGAAAAACCTGCGGAAAGCCAAACTCCTTCTACAGAAGCATAA
- a CDS encoding helix-turn-helix transcriptional regulator, whose amino-acid sequence MPIIVNLDVMLAKRKMQSKELAEKLGITPVNLSILKTGKAKGVRFDTLEAICKILECQPGDILEFKE is encoded by the coding sequence ATGCCAATTATAGTCAACTTAGATGTGATGCTTGCCAAACGAAAAATGCAGAGTAAAGAATTGGCAGAAAAACTGGGAATCACCCCTGTAAACCTTTCTATCCTTAAAACCGGAAAAGCCAAAGGTGTCCGTTTTGATACGCTGGAAGCTATCTGTAAAATCCTTGAATGCCAGCCCGGAGATATTCTTGAATTTAAAGAGTAA
- a CDS encoding DUF2975 domain-containing protein: MNQTKIISKILFYICTLLSVGYLITFVYSILCLATDFSVTPYQGGQYLHINYPFTESPFLNIENNYPYIFFSFLLVLASYGIFFWLSAKVFRVFFQNKLFTREHIQKLKRFYLYNIFIPVPVVMIASFFVEVEIFIWGLVFIHFMLGIFCLFLANIFKQGLHLQNEQDLFI, from the coding sequence ATGAACCAGACCAAAATTATTTCAAAGATTTTATTTTATATCTGCACCCTACTTTCCGTTGGATATTTAATAACATTTGTGTATTCCATTCTCTGCCTGGCTACAGACTTTTCGGTTACCCCTTACCAAGGCGGGCAATACCTTCATATCAATTATCCGTTTACAGAAAGTCCTTTTCTGAATATTGAGAACAATTATCCATATATTTTCTTTTCATTTCTCCTGGTTTTAGCTTCTTATGGCATCTTTTTCTGGCTTTCCGCTAAAGTTTTCAGGGTATTTTTTCAGAATAAGCTATTTACCAGAGAACATATACAAAAGCTCAAGAGATTTTACCTGTATAATATTTTCATTCCGGTTCCCGTAGTTATGATCGCGAGTTTCTTTGTAGAAGTGGAAATTTTTATATGGGGCCTGGTGTTTATTCACTTTATGCTTGGAATTTTCTGTCTGTTTCTTGCCAATATCTTTAAGCAAGGGCTACATTTGCAAAACGAACAAGACCTATTTATATAA
- a CDS encoding TfoX/Sxy family protein — protein MAYNIELADRVRERLAKVPDIEVEEKKMFSGLSFLINGKMCINISHENLMCRYNPELEDVVSERKGFLPMIMRGKQLPGYCYVEPAGFRQPDDFEYWIKICLDYNPVAKASKKK, from the coding sequence ATGGCTTACAATATTGAGTTGGCCGACAGAGTTCGTGAACGGCTGGCGAAAGTTCCTGATATTGAAGTGGAAGAGAAGAAAATGTTCAGTGGTTTATCATTTTTGATTAATGGTAAAATGTGCATTAATATCAGTCATGAAAATCTTATGTGCCGTTATAACCCTGAACTGGAAGATGTGGTCTCGGAACGAAAAGGTTTTCTGCCTATGATCATGAGGGGCAAGCAGCTTCCGGGTTATTGCTACGTAGAGCCTGCCGGATTTCGCCAACCTGATGATTTTGAATATTGGATAAAAATCTGCCTTGATTATAATCCGGTTGCAAAAGCTTCGAAGAAGAAGTAA
- a CDS encoding nucleotidyltransferase domain-containing protein produces MTIQDLKNKNLILFEAISGSRAFGLDTETSDTDIRGVYYLPKEDFFGLNYIPQVSNETNDIIYYEIGRFVELLQKNNPNILEILASPENCIQYKNSVMDLLKPEDFLSKLCKDTFAGYAISQIKKAKGLNKKIVNPIEKERKSILDFCFILKGQGSVPLKNWLSEQGKTQDLCGLVNIDHTKGIFALFYDASQTLNYKGIVQNEEANQVCVSSVPKTEKPLAYLFCNLDAYSTYCKDYREYWKWVHERNEDRYHVNQEHGQNYDSKNMMHTIRLLQSCEQIFKTGSLSIRVDNREELLNIKAGNLPYEMLMQKAEALIQSIDSYHTTSDLPDTPNLQESTQILVQIREKLYRDQ; encoded by the coding sequence ATGACAATACAAGACTTAAAAAATAAAAACCTTATTCTCTTTGAAGCTATTTCCGGAAGCCGTGCTTTCGGACTGGATACTGAAACCTCGGATACCGATATCCGCGGGGTATATTATCTGCCAAAAGAAGATTTCTTCGGACTGAACTATATTCCGCAGGTTTCTAACGAGACCAATGATATCATCTATTATGAAATCGGAAGATTTGTGGAACTGTTGCAGAAAAACAATCCCAATATTCTGGAAATTCTGGCGAGCCCTGAGAATTGTATTCAATACAAAAATTCTGTAATGGATCTTTTAAAACCTGAAGATTTTTTATCCAAATTATGTAAAGATACTTTTGCCGGATATGCCATTTCTCAGATAAAAAAAGCGAAAGGTCTCAACAAAAAAATTGTAAATCCTATTGAGAAGGAAAGAAAATCTATTCTTGACTTTTGTTTTATTCTTAAGGGACAAGGCTCCGTACCGTTAAAAAACTGGCTTTCAGAACAGGGAAAAACTCAGGATCTTTGCGGATTGGTCAATATCGATCATACCAAGGGAATATTTGCTTTATTTTATGATGCTTCCCAAACATTAAACTACAAAGGAATAGTTCAAAATGAAGAGGCTAATCAGGTTTGCGTATCATCTGTTCCAAAAACTGAAAAACCCTTAGCTTATCTCTTCTGTAATCTTGATGCCTACTCTACATACTGCAAAGATTACAGAGAATATTGGAAATGGGTGCATGAACGAAACGAAGACCGTTATCATGTAAATCAGGAACACGGACAGAATTACGACAGTAAAAACATGATGCACACCATCCGTTTATTGCAATCGTGTGAGCAAATTTTTAAAACCGGTTCGCTTAGTATTCGGGTAGACAATCGTGAAGAACTGCTCAATATTAAAGCCGGAAATCTTCCGTATGAGATGCTGATGCAAAAAGCAGAAGCTCTGATACAATCCATCGATTCCTACCATACTACATCCGATCTTCCCGATACGCCCAATTTACAAGAATCAACTCAAATTCTGGTTCAAATAAGAGAAAAACTATACAGAGATCAATAA
- a CDS encoding nucleotidyltransferase domain-containing protein → MTPKILKKIKEVETSKGVEVLLAVESGSRAWGFASPDSDYDIRFIYRHEKDWYLSPWDKDETIEFMTEDDLDGSGWDLRKTFHLLLKSNAALLSWFYSPIVYMKNERFVELFKPLTDACFSPIAVSYHYVSMSKKYLEGCRNDEVKLKSYFYCLRTALTGKWIIDKGTVPPVLFSDLLVLTDDATRRKIEHLVALKATKGEAYFHANDWELFDFLEKTIQENENKSKSLRGSNADKVEMERIFREILK, encoded by the coding sequence ATGACACCGAAAATACTGAAAAAAATAAAAGAAGTTGAAACGTCGAAGGGCGTAGAAGTCCTTTTGGCTGTAGAATCAGGGAGCAGGGCCTGGGGTTTTGCATCTCCTGACAGCGACTATGATATACGCTTTATATACAGGCATGAAAAAGACTGGTATCTTTCGCCCTGGGATAAAGATGAAACTATAGAATTTATGACGGAAGATGATCTCGATGGTTCCGGATGGGACCTTAGGAAAACCTTTCATCTTCTCCTGAAATCGAATGCGGCTTTGTTAAGCTGGTTCTATTCTCCTATTGTGTATATGAAAAACGAAAGATTCGTAGAACTTTTCAAACCATTGACAGATGCCTGTTTTTCTCCGATAGCTGTTTCTTACCATTATGTAAGCATGAGTAAAAAGTATCTTGAAGGCTGCAGAAACGATGAAGTAAAGCTGAAAAGTTACTTTTATTGTCTTCGGACGGCATTAACAGGAAAGTGGATCATAGACAAAGGAACAGTTCCTCCCGTATTGTTCAGTGACCTTCTTGTCTTAACAGATGATGCAACCAGACGTAAAATAGAACACCTGGTTGCTTTGAAGGCCACCAAGGGAGAGGCTTACTTTCATGCTAATGATTGGGAATTGTTTGACTTTTTAGAAAAGACCATACAAGAAAACGAGAATAAATCAAAAAGTCTGCGAGGAAGTAATGCGGATAAAGTTGAGATGGAAAGGATTTTCAGGGAGATATTAAAATAA
- the cobT gene encoding nicotinate-nucleotide--dimethylbenzimidazole phosphoribosyltransferase, with protein sequence MLSNELQHTIDFKTKPLGALGYLEHLAHKIGMVQKTTSPQLIAPHMVVFAADHGIATAGVSAYPQEVTYQMVMNFLGGGAAINVFCRQNGIAIKIVDAGVNFYFPEDLALIDKKVRKSSRNILEEPAMTPEEYLKALENGRQVVKEIAETGCNIIGFGEMGIGNTSASSLMMSQLFGLPVASCIGRGTGLNDDQLHNKVNILSTAIEKYPDIATPDEVARIFGGLEIAQMMGAMEEAFDQNMLIMVDGFIASVAVAAVWKKNSEVLNNCIFCHVSDENAHLQLIDLLGQKALLNLNLRLGEGTGCALAYPLIRSAVGFLNEMSSFEDAHVSNKE encoded by the coding sequence ATGTTATCAAACGAATTACAGCATACAATTGATTTTAAAACGAAACCTTTAGGAGCATTAGGATATCTTGAACACTTAGCCCATAAAATAGGTATGGTCCAGAAGACGACTTCCCCTCAGTTGATAGCTCCCCATATGGTTGTTTTTGCAGCTGATCATGGGATTGCTACAGCAGGTGTGAGTGCTTATCCGCAGGAAGTTACTTACCAAATGGTGATGAATTTTCTGGGTGGCGGGGCAGCCATCAATGTTTTCTGCCGGCAAAACGGTATTGCAATTAAGATTGTAGATGCCGGGGTAAACTTTTATTTTCCTGAAGACCTTGCTTTGATAGATAAAAAAGTCCGGAAATCCAGCCGTAATATATTGGAAGAGCCTGCAATGACGCCTGAAGAATACCTGAAAGCTCTTGAAAATGGAAGGCAGGTCGTGAAAGAGATCGCAGAAACAGGCTGTAATATCATCGGTTTTGGAGAAATGGGCATTGGAAATACTTCTGCTTCTTCACTGATGATGAGCCAGCTGTTTGGTTTACCAGTTGCCAGTTGTATCGGACGAGGTACCGGTTTGAATGATGACCAGTTACACAACAAGGTCAATATTCTTTCCACGGCCATTGAAAAATATCCCGACATAGCAACACCGGATGAAGTTGCCCGGATTTTTGGCGGACTTGAAATCGCACAGATGATGGGCGCTATGGAAGAGGCTTTCGATCAGAATATGCTGATCATGGTGGATGGATTTATTGCTAGTGTTGCCGTTGCCGCTGTCTGGAAAAAGAATTCTGAAGTCCTCAATAATTGTATTTTCTGCCATGTAAGTGATGAAAATGCCCATCTTCAGCTGATAGATTTGTTGGGGCAGAAAGCGTTACTCAACCTGAATTTAAGGCTGGGAGAGGGAACCGGCTGTGCATTAGCCTATCCGCTTATCCGGAGTGCAGTTGGTTTCCTGAATGAAATGTCCAGTTTTGAAGATGCTCATGTTTCCAATAAAGAATAA
- a CDS encoding adenosylcobinamide-GDP ribazoletransferase → MLKNELIYFATALMFFTRIPVPFTIPYSKEIMNKSQKYFAWVGMLVGLINTVVLYFSAQLFNLEIGIVLMMIISVLLTGAFHEDGFTDMCDSFGGGYGKEKILTIMKDSRVGAYGTIGIILLFALKFFSIQTLGTADLGKTLAIIILAHTTSRFISGTMIYTHQYVTDIDVSKSKPLANKPLDGVALAVGFLSVLISFALIPDWRLVFAFALAYTGKIYMGWYFKKHIGGYTGDCLGAVQQVCEVLFYLGTIIAWKFI, encoded by the coding sequence ATCCTGAAAAACGAACTGATTTATTTTGCAACGGCTCTGATGTTTTTCACGAGGATTCCGGTGCCATTTACAATTCCTTATTCCAAGGAGATTATGAATAAATCTCAAAAATATTTTGCGTGGGTGGGTATGCTGGTGGGCTTGATCAATACAGTAGTCTTGTATTTTTCAGCTCAGCTTTTTAACCTTGAAATTGGAATTGTCCTCATGATGATCATCAGTGTTTTGCTGACCGGAGCCTTTCACGAAGACGGTTTTACAGATATGTGTGACAGTTTTGGTGGTGGCTACGGAAAAGAAAAGATTCTTACCATTATGAAAGACAGCAGGGTAGGAGCCTATGGAACCATTGGGATTATTCTGCTCTTTGCCCTGAAATTTTTCAGTATTCAGACTTTGGGAACTGCTGATTTGGGTAAAACTTTAGCAATTATTATTCTGGCTCATACGACAAGCCGTTTTATTTCTGGCACCATGATCTACACGCATCAGTATGTAACGGATATAGATGTCAGCAAATCCAAACCGCTGGCCAATAAGCCTTTGGATGGAGTAGCGTTGGCTGTTGGATTTCTAAGTGTTTTGATTTCCTTTGCCTTAATTCCGGACTGGAGACTGGTTTTTGCTTTTGCTCTGGCCTATACCGGTAAAATCTATATGGGATGGTATTTTAAAAAACATATCGGTGGCTATACCGGAGATTGTCTGGGTGCTGTACAACAGGTTTGTGAAGTGTTATTTTATCTGGGAACAATTATCGCATGGAAATTCATCTGA
- a CDS encoding alpha-ribazole phosphatase family protein codes for MEIHLIRHTAVDNPDNLCYGFAEMPLKQSYDEDFKSLDLDHDFDLVISSPSQRCCLMAEHFKFNYKTDERIREMNFGNWELKKWTEIPEQEINPWYKDFVSIKTPEGENLLEMQARVLNFWSELIKTQNIDKILIITHAGVIRLVIQSILQFPLENMFNIRIDYGKKGIVKLEGEVFSIHTINV; via the coding sequence ATGGAAATTCATCTGATTCGTCATACAGCTGTCGACAATCCTGACAACCTATGTTACGGTTTTGCTGAAATGCCTTTAAAACAAAGCTATGATGAAGACTTTAAAAGCCTTGATCTTGATCATGATTTTGATCTGGTAATTTCAAGTCCGTCACAGCGTTGTTGCCTTATGGCAGAGCATTTTAAGTTTAATTATAAAACTGATGAAAGAATCCGGGAAATGAATTTCGGAAACTGGGAACTGAAAAAATGGACTGAAATTCCTGAGCAGGAAATTAATCCCTGGTATAAAGATTTTGTCAGTATAAAAACTCCGGAAGGAGAAAATTTGCTTGAAATGCAGGCCAGGGTACTCAATTTTTGGAGTGAACTGATAAAAACCCAGAATATTGATAAAATTCTGATCATCACCCATGCCGGAGTTATTCGTCTGGTCATCCAGTCGATACTTCAGTTTCCTCTGGAAAATATGTTTAATATCCGCATTGATTATGGGAAAAAAGGTATTGTGAAACTGGAAGGAGAGGTATTTTCAATTCACACAATAAATGTTTAG